From the genome of Nocardia sp. NBC_01503, one region includes:
- a CDS encoding Maf family protein, with protein sequence MTTFVLASQSPARLGVLRNAGVEPVVRVSNVDEDAVAAALPAGTTPERIVIELARAKARDIAVAIADQGRALADAGRALSGEFTDSVVVGCDSMLLVGGQLQGKPLTPEVARARWAEMAGRSADLLTGHSVLRLRDGEIIAEAADCSSTTVHFAKPEPEELDAYIATGEPLQVAGSFTLDGMGGWFVDRIEGDPSSVIGIGLPLVRRLLAQVGVGATQLWSDPAR encoded by the coding sequence GTGACCACCTTCGTGCTGGCATCCCAGTCTCCGGCCCGGCTCGGCGTACTCCGCAATGCGGGCGTCGAACCGGTGGTTCGGGTATCCAATGTGGACGAGGACGCGGTGGCCGCCGCCCTACCGGCGGGCACCACACCCGAACGGATCGTGATCGAACTGGCCCGGGCGAAGGCGCGCGATATCGCGGTCGCCATCGCCGATCAGGGCCGAGCGCTCGCCGACGCAGGCCGCGCGCTGTCCGGTGAATTCACCGATTCCGTTGTGGTGGGCTGTGATTCGATGCTGCTCGTGGGCGGGCAGCTGCAGGGCAAACCCCTCACCCCCGAGGTGGCGCGGGCGCGCTGGGCCGAAATGGCCGGGCGCAGTGCCGATCTGCTCACCGGGCACAGCGTGCTGCGCCTGCGCGATGGCGAGATCATCGCCGAGGCGGCCGATTGCAGCTCCACCACAGTGCATTTCGCCAAACCCGAACCCGAAGAGCTGGACGCCTACATCGCCACGGGTGAGCCGCTCCAGGTGGCCGGATCCTTCACCCTGGACGGTATGGGCGGCTGGTTCGTCGACCGTATCGAGGGCGACCCCTCCAGCGTGATCGGTATCGGCCTACCGCTGGTTCGTCGACTGCTTGCCCAGGTGGGCGTCGGGGCTACGCAGCTGTGGAGCGACCCGGCTCGTTGA
- a CDS encoding serine/threonine-protein kinase, whose amino-acid sequence MKLRDGYLGRYRLDELLGSGGSAQVWRAHDTEADRTVTLKVLSPAVTDDPEYRRRFEREARVAALLKGPHVLAVRSFGEVRKRLYIETDFVDGLDIESLIEWRGPMAPADAVTLITQIASALDEAHAAGLIHRDVKPQNIIVDPEDTAYLIDFGTAFEDGRTAITQSGMFAGTPAYMAPERFSGDSTPRSDIYSLGCVLYECLTGQRPFRTRSPAQLMRAHLEAAVPLAADLSPAVPAALDRVIARAMAKDPAQRYSSAGEFAEAARAALKAPDSDARTVEFPPATSATMTDVDRRE is encoded by the coding sequence GTGAAGTTGCGGGACGGCTACCTGGGCCGATATCGCCTGGACGAACTACTCGGCAGTGGCGGTTCGGCTCAGGTGTGGCGGGCGCACGACACCGAAGCCGATCGGACCGTCACACTGAAGGTGCTGTCCCCGGCGGTCACCGACGACCCGGAGTACCGGCGGCGCTTCGAACGGGAGGCCCGGGTCGCCGCGCTGCTGAAAGGGCCGCATGTGCTGGCGGTCCGATCCTTCGGTGAGGTCCGGAAACGTCTGTACATAGAAACCGATTTCGTCGACGGGCTCGATATCGAGTCGCTGATCGAATGGCGGGGGCCGATGGCTCCCGCCGACGCGGTCACCCTCATCACACAGATCGCATCCGCACTCGACGAAGCGCATGCGGCCGGGCTGATCCACCGGGATGTCAAGCCGCAGAACATTATTGTCGATCCGGAAGACACCGCCTACCTCATCGATTTCGGTACCGCGTTCGAGGACGGCCGCACCGCCATCACCCAATCCGGCATGTTCGCCGGCACCCCCGCCTATATGGCCCCCGAACGCTTCTCCGGCGACTCCACCCCGCGCTCGGACATCTACTCACTCGGCTGTGTCCTCTACGAGTGCCTCACCGGTCAGCGCCCATTCCGAACCCGCAGCCCCGCGCAGCTCATGCGCGCCCACCTGGAGGCCGCCGTCCCTCTCGCCGCGGACCTGTCCCCCGCCGTCCCGGCCGCCCTCGACCGGGTCATCGCCCGCGCCATGGCCAAGGATCCCGCGCAAAGGTACTCCAGCGCGGGCGAATTCGCCGAAGCCGCCCGAGCCGCGCTGAAAGCCCCGGACTCCGATGCGCGAACGGTGGAATTCCCCCCGGCCACCAGCGCGACGATGACCGACGTCGATCGACGCGAATGA
- a CDS encoding sulfurtransferase, whose translation MPVAPDPHPSFGSYAHPHRLVTTEWLSANIGAPGLKIIESNEDILLYDIGHVPGAIKIDWRNELIDTRTRDVVDGETFAALMRAKGIGRDDTVVIYGDRANGTAAAALWVFDLFGHEDVRLLDGGRDAWISEARDTTFEVPYPVQGEYPVVARDDKTARAFRADVIAQLGGPLIDARVFEEYIGELVVLDRPEEQALRSGHIPTAVSIPWSASVSPDSRFRPRGELDVIYGGVSAGSAPLVYSRIGRWSALTWFVLTYLVGVEGVRNYDGSWTEWSNAVGAPIVTGDEPGEVPATPPRL comes from the coding sequence GTGCCCGTTGCCCCGGATCCGCATCCCTCGTTCGGTTCCTACGCACATCCTCACCGACTAGTAACCACAGAATGGCTGTCGGCAAACATCGGCGCGCCGGGACTCAAGATCATCGAGTCCAACGAAGACATATTGCTATACGACATCGGCCATGTCCCGGGGGCCATCAAGATCGATTGGCGAAACGAGTTGATCGATACCCGCACTCGCGATGTCGTCGATGGTGAAACCTTCGCCGCGCTCATGCGCGCCAAGGGTATCGGCAGGGACGACACCGTTGTCATCTACGGCGATCGGGCCAATGGCACCGCGGCCGCCGCCCTGTGGGTGTTCGACCTCTTCGGACACGAGGATGTGCGCCTGCTGGACGGCGGCCGGGATGCCTGGATCTCCGAGGCCCGCGACACCACCTTCGAGGTGCCGTACCCGGTCCAGGGCGAATATCCGGTGGTCGCGCGCGATGACAAGACCGCCCGCGCCTTCCGTGCCGATGTCATCGCCCAGCTCGGCGGCCCGCTCATCGACGCCCGCGTCTTCGAGGAGTACATCGGCGAACTCGTCGTCCTGGACCGCCCCGAGGAGCAGGCGCTGCGCTCCGGGCACATTCCCACCGCGGTGAGCATCCCGTGGAGCGCCTCGGTATCGCCGGATTCCCGATTCCGGCCGCGCGGCGAGCTGGATGTCATCTACGGTGGGGTGTCCGCCGGGTCCGCGCCCCTGGTGTACTCCCGCATCGGCCGTTGGTCGGCGCTCACCTGGTTCGTCCTCACCTACCTCGTCGGTGTGGAGGGTGTGCGTAACTACGACGGCTCCTGGACCGAATGGTCAAATGCGGTCGGCGCTCCGATCGTCACCGGCGACGAGCCGGGCGAGGTGCCCGCCACCCCGCCACGCTTGTAA
- a CDS encoding ATP-binding protein, which produces MPNHANAQITKVLVANRGEIAVRVIRAAKDAGITSVAVYAEPDADAPFVKIADEAFALGGQTSAESYLVFDKILDAAAKAGADAIHPGYGFLSENADFAQAVIDAGLIWIGPSPQSIRDLGDKVTARHIAERAQAPMAAGTKDPVKNADEVVAFAKEYGVPVAIKAAFGGGGRGMKVAQTIEEIPELFESATREAIAAFGRGECFVEQYLDKARHVEAQVLADKHGNVIVVGTRDCSLQRRFQKLVEEAPAPFLSDEVRGKIHESAKRICKEAHYYGAGTVEYLVQGETVSFLEVNTRLQVEHPVTEETAGIDLVRQQFRIAEGHELELKSDPTPRGHSFEFRINGEDAGRGFMPAPGPVVVYSEPAGPGVRVDSGVVEGSVIGGQFDSMLAKLIVTGENREQALQRAARALAEYQIEGLATVLPFHRHIVENPAFVGDGTKFDVYTKWIENDWTNTIEPYTGGVPIEEDEEAPRQKVVVEVGGRRLEVSLPGQFSVGAAPAANGAGVVRKKPKPRKRGGAAGAGASGDSVTAPMQGTVVKVAVEEGQTVEVGDLVVVLEAMKMENPVTAHKAGVITGLSVEAGAAITQGTVLAEIK; this is translated from the coding sequence GTGCCCAACCATGCCAACGCGCAGATCACGAAGGTCCTCGTAGCCAACCGAGGCGAGATCGCCGTGCGCGTGATCCGGGCTGCCAAGGACGCCGGTATCACCAGCGTCGCGGTGTACGCCGAGCCGGACGCCGATGCCCCGTTCGTGAAGATCGCCGATGAGGCCTTCGCGCTCGGTGGTCAGACCTCGGCCGAGTCGTACCTGGTGTTCGACAAGATCCTCGACGCCGCCGCGAAGGCCGGCGCGGACGCGATCCACCCCGGTTACGGATTCCTCTCCGAGAACGCCGATTTCGCGCAGGCCGTGATCGATGCCGGTCTGATCTGGATCGGTCCCTCACCACAGTCCATCCGCGATCTCGGTGACAAGGTCACCGCCCGCCACATCGCCGAGCGCGCCCAGGCGCCCATGGCCGCGGGCACCAAGGATCCGGTCAAGAACGCCGACGAGGTCGTCGCGTTCGCCAAGGAGTACGGCGTTCCGGTCGCGATCAAGGCCGCCTTCGGTGGTGGCGGTCGCGGTATGAAGGTCGCCCAGACCATCGAGGAGATCCCGGAGCTCTTCGAATCCGCCACCCGTGAGGCCATCGCCGCCTTCGGTCGCGGTGAATGCTTCGTGGAGCAGTACCTGGACAAGGCCCGCCACGTCGAGGCGCAGGTGCTCGCCGACAAGCACGGCAATGTGATCGTGGTCGGCACCCGTGACTGCTCGCTGCAGCGCCGCTTCCAGAAGCTGGTCGAGGAGGCCCCCGCGCCGTTCCTCTCCGATGAGGTGCGCGGCAAGATCCACGAGTCCGCCAAGCGAATCTGCAAGGAAGCGCACTACTACGGTGCCGGCACCGTCGAGTACCTGGTGCAGGGCGAGACCGTGTCCTTCCTCGAGGTCAACACCCGCCTGCAGGTCGAGCACCCGGTCACCGAGGAGACCGCCGGTATCGACCTGGTGCGTCAGCAGTTCCGTATCGCCGAAGGCCATGAGCTGGAGCTGAAGTCGGATCCGACGCCGCGCGGGCACTCGTTCGAGTTCCGCATCAATGGTGAGGATGCCGGTCGCGGCTTCATGCCCGCCCCGGGTCCGGTCGTCGTCTACTCCGAGCCCGCGGGCCCCGGTGTGCGCGTCGACTCCGGTGTGGTCGAGGGTTCGGTCATCGGCGGCCAGTTCGACTCCATGCTCGCCAAGCTGATCGTCACCGGCGAGAACCGCGAGCAGGCGCTGCAGCGTGCCGCCCGCGCCCTGGCCGAGTACCAGATCGAGGGCCTCGCAACGGTTCTCCCGTTCCACCGCCACATTGTCGAGAACCCGGCGTTCGTGGGTGACGGCACCAAGTTCGACGTCTACACCAAGTGGATCGAGAACGACTGGACCAACACCATCGAGCCGTACACCGGTGGTGTGCCGATCGAAGAGGACGAAGAGGCTCCGCGCCAGAAGGTGGTCGTCGAGGTCGGCGGCCGTCGCCTCGAGGTTTCGCTGCCCGGCCAGTTCTCGGTCGGCGCCGCGCCGGCCGCCAATGGCGCGGGCGTGGTCCGCAAGAAGCCGAAGCCGCGCAAGCGCGGTGGCGCGGCCGGCGCCGGCGCCTCCGGTGATTCGGTCACCGCTCCGATGCAGGGCACCGTCGTCAAGGTCGCGGTCGAAGAGGGCCAGACCGTCGAGGTCGGCGATCTGGTTGTGGTGCTCGAGGCCATGAAGATGGAGAACCCGGTCACCGCCCACAAGGCCGGCGTCATCACGGGTCTGTCGGTCGAGGCCGGCGCGGCCATCACCCAGGGCACCGTGCTCGCCGAGATCAAGTGA
- a CDS encoding acyl-ACP desaturase: MTRELTQLEILQELEPVAEQNLNRHLSMAKDWHPHDYVPWDQGRNFAAMGGVDWDPSQSSLSEVAKIAMVTNLLTEDNLPSYHREIAENFSQEGAWGTWVGRWTAEENRHGIVIRDYLVVTRGVDPVALEEARMIHMTNGVASPDDWGGFLENVAYVTFQELATRISHRNTGRVCDDAIADRMLQRIAADENLHMIFYRTLCGAGLDLVPDQAIEAITKVLTNFVMPGAGMPNFRRNGVLMAKHGIYDLRQHLEEVVQPVLKNWNVFERNDFGPRGEKARETLAAYVEKLEADTLKFEEQRDRLLAREAKRAELQTV; encoded by the coding sequence GTGACCCGAGAGTTGACCCAGCTGGAGATCCTGCAAGAACTCGAACCGGTGGCCGAACAGAACTTGAACCGCCACCTGTCGATGGCCAAGGACTGGCACCCGCACGACTACGTGCCGTGGGATCAGGGCCGCAATTTCGCCGCCATGGGCGGTGTGGACTGGGATCCCTCGCAATCCTCGCTCAGCGAGGTCGCCAAGATCGCCATGGTGACCAACCTGCTCACCGAGGACAATCTGCCCTCCTACCACCGGGAGATCGCGGAGAACTTCTCCCAGGAGGGGGCCTGGGGCACCTGGGTCGGGCGGTGGACCGCCGAGGAGAACCGGCACGGCATCGTCATTCGCGACTACCTGGTGGTGACGCGCGGCGTCGATCCGGTCGCGCTGGAAGAGGCGCGGATGATCCACATGACCAATGGCGTTGCGTCTCCCGATGATTGGGGCGGCTTCCTGGAGAACGTCGCGTACGTGACCTTCCAGGAGCTCGCGACCCGTATCTCACACCGCAATACCGGACGCGTCTGCGATGACGCCATCGCCGACCGCATGCTGCAGCGCATCGCCGCCGACGAGAACCTGCACATGATCTTCTATCGCACGCTCTGCGGTGCGGGCCTGGACCTGGTGCCCGATCAGGCGATCGAGGCAATCACCAAGGTGCTCACCAACTTTGTGATGCCGGGCGCGGGAATGCCCAACTTCCGACGCAATGGCGTGCTCATGGCCAAGCACGGCATCTACGATCTGCGCCAGCACCTCGAAGAGGTGGTGCAGCCGGTGCTCAAGAACTGGAATGTTTTCGAGCGCAACGATTTCGGGCCGCGCGGTGAGAAGGCGCGCGAAACCCTTGCCGCTTACGTCGAAAAGCTCGAGGCCGATACCCTCAAATTCGAGGAACAGCGCGACCGGTTGCTCGCCCGCGAGGCCAAGCGCGCCGAATTGCAAACCGTCTGA
- a CDS encoding DUF1707 SHOCT-like domain-containing protein has protein sequence MAEPPDIRIGTAEREEAMKRLSDNFAAGRLSVAEFDERSGIVAAAMTRRDLEPVFADLPALAGDKPAPVKASRFGQNLPERIMPVVPILCVIFFLITHQWWVFLLIPLAGAVLFGGRDQQRRGRRDRRRER, from the coding sequence ATGGCTGAACCACCGGACATTCGCATCGGCACCGCGGAGCGGGAAGAGGCCATGAAGCGGCTTTCGGACAATTTCGCGGCGGGGCGATTGAGTGTCGCCGAATTCGATGAGCGCAGTGGGATTGTCGCGGCGGCGATGACGCGCAGGGATCTGGAACCGGTGTTCGCGGATCTGCCCGCCTTGGCCGGTGATAAGCCCGCGCCGGTGAAGGCTTCCCGATTCGGGCAGAATCTGCCCGAGCGGATCATGCCGGTGGTGCCGATCCTGTGCGTGATCTTCTTCTTGATCACCCATCAGTGGTGGGTGTTCCTGTTGATTCCGCTGGCGGGCGCGGTGTTGTTCGGCGGTCGCGATCAGCAGCGGCGCGGGCGCCGCGATCGCAGGCGGGAGCGCTGA
- a CDS encoding acyl-CoA carboxylase epsilon subunit, translating to MADEEVLRAAELDLAVDELTETVEPAVAETEPSSAGPLIQVLKGNPSDAELAALVAVFAAAASASGAAADNGPADMWGRPTLLHRGSSPFSPYAFPALSHLRD from the coding sequence ATGGCTGACGAAGAAGTACTGCGCGCCGCCGAACTGGATCTGGCCGTCGATGAATTGACGGAAACGGTCGAACCGGCTGTAGCCGAGACTGAACCGTCGAGTGCGGGTCCGCTCATCCAGGTTTTGAAGGGCAACCCCAGCGATGCCGAGCTGGCCGCCCTGGTCGCGGTTTTCGCCGCCGCGGCGAGCGCCTCGGGCGCTGCCGCGGATAATGGCCCGGCCGATATGTGGGGTCGCCCGACCCTGCTGCACCGCGGCTCCTCGCCGTTCTCCCCGTACGCCTTCCCGGCCCTGTCGCACCTGCGCGACTGA
- a CDS encoding helix-turn-helix transcriptional regulator encodes MSDSWPRRRLLAILRGASEPLDAQELARVTGQHVTTVRFHLDVLTRESLVRQFQQPPRGRGRPRIGYTAVQRSVGYQELAQVLADQLGSDPRRRSDAAIAAGRVWGSKLESVDQPVETLEDARDLTVTVASELGFAPERDPAGETEEHSLVRLTACPLRELARTHSEVVCGVHLGLMREVLDHNGARDTVTVRLHPFVEPELCVARLDLIAAARNTTDAIPGVESDTEEPRLAPSTSRVAPQLRSPDAHLGKQSTNQR; translated from the coding sequence ATGTCCGATTCTTGGCCGCGACGACGACTGCTCGCGATCCTACGTGGCGCCAGCGAGCCTCTCGACGCGCAGGAACTGGCCCGGGTTACCGGCCAACATGTGACAACGGTGCGTTTCCATTTGGATGTACTCACCCGGGAATCACTGGTCCGCCAATTCCAGCAGCCGCCGCGGGGACGCGGTCGCCCGCGCATCGGCTATACGGCCGTACAGCGATCGGTCGGCTATCAGGAATTGGCACAGGTGCTGGCCGATCAGCTCGGCAGTGATCCGCGCCGGCGCTCCGATGCCGCCATTGCCGCGGGACGGGTCTGGGGTTCCAAATTGGAATCGGTGGACCAGCCGGTCGAAACATTGGAGGACGCACGGGATCTCACCGTCACCGTCGCCTCCGAACTCGGCTTCGCACCCGAACGCGATCCCGCCGGGGAGACCGAGGAGCATTCACTCGTCCGGCTCACCGCCTGCCCGCTGCGCGAACTCGCGCGCACGCACTCCGAGGTGGTCTGCGGCGTGCACCTGGGGCTCATGCGCGAGGTACTGGACCACAATGGGGCGCGCGACACCGTCACGGTGCGGCTGCACCCCTTCGTGGAGCCCGAATTGTGCGTGGCCCGACTGGATTTGATCGCAGCGGCCCGCAACACCACCGACGCCATTCCGGGCGTGGAGAGCGATACCGAGGAACCCCGGCTGGCACCCTCAACGAGCCGGGTCGCTCCACAGCTGCGTAGCCCCGACGCCCACCTGGGCAAGCAGTCGACGAACCAGCGGTAG
- a CDS encoding acyl-CoA carboxylase subunit beta produces the protein MTSVQQQPSPGSAGAPDIHTTAGKLADLRNRLEEAQHPMGEAAVDKVHAKGKMTARERILALLDEGSFVELDALARHRSVNFGLENQRPLGDGVVTGYGTIDGRDVCIFSQDVTVFGGSLGEVYGEKIVKVMDLALKTGRPLIGINEGAGARIQEGVVSLGLYGEIFHRNIQASGVIPQISLIMGPAAGGHVYSPALTDFVVMVDQTSQMFVTGPDVIKTVTGEEVTMEELGGAHTHMVKSGVAHYVASGEQDALDYVKDLLGYLPSNNRAEAPRFPATDPIDGAIEENLTEDDLALDTIIPDSPNQPYDMHEVIKSLVDDDEFLEVQAERAMNIIVGFARIDGRSVGFVANQPSQFAGCLDIDASEKAARFVRTCDAFNVPIITLVDVPGFLPGTGQEYNGIIRRGAKLLYAYGEATVGKITIITRKAYGGAYDVMGSKHMGADVNLAWPTAQIAVMGASGAVGFVYRKQLKDAAAEGADVDALRLELQNEYEDTLVNPYVAAERGYVDAVIPPSHTRGQIVSALRLLERKMVTLPPKKHGNIPL, from the coding sequence ATGACGAGTGTCCAGCAGCAGCCTTCGCCGGGGTCGGCGGGCGCCCCAGATATCCACACGACCGCCGGGAAGCTGGCTGACCTGCGTAACAGGCTGGAAGAGGCTCAGCACCCGATGGGTGAGGCCGCGGTCGACAAGGTCCACGCCAAGGGCAAGATGACCGCGCGCGAGCGCATCCTCGCCCTGCTGGACGAAGGTTCGTTCGTGGAGCTGGACGCACTCGCCCGGCACCGCAGCGTGAATTTCGGCCTGGAGAACCAGCGTCCGCTCGGCGACGGCGTGGTGACCGGTTACGGCACCATCGACGGCCGCGACGTCTGCATCTTCTCCCAGGACGTCACCGTCTTCGGTGGCTCGCTCGGTGAGGTCTACGGCGAGAAGATCGTCAAGGTGATGGATCTGGCCCTCAAGACCGGCCGTCCGCTGATCGGCATCAACGAGGGCGCGGGCGCGCGTATCCAGGAAGGCGTTGTCTCCCTGGGCCTTTACGGTGAGATCTTCCACCGCAATATCCAGGCTTCCGGCGTGATCCCGCAGATCTCGCTCATCATGGGCCCGGCCGCGGGTGGCCACGTCTACTCGCCCGCCCTGACCGACTTCGTCGTCATGGTCGACCAGACCTCGCAGATGTTCGTCACCGGCCCGGACGTGATCAAGACCGTCACCGGTGAAGAGGTCACCATGGAGGAGCTGGGCGGTGCCCACACCCACATGGTCAAGTCCGGTGTCGCGCACTACGTCGCCTCCGGCGAGCAGGACGCCCTGGATTACGTCAAGGATCTGCTGGGCTACCTGCCGAGCAACAACCGCGCCGAGGCCCCGCGCTTCCCGGCCACCGATCCGATCGACGGCGCCATCGAGGAGAACCTCACCGAGGACGACCTCGCGCTGGACACCATCATCCCGGATTCCCCGAACCAGCCGTACGACATGCACGAGGTCATCAAGTCCCTCGTGGACGACGACGAGTTCCTCGAGGTGCAGGCCGAGCGCGCGATGAACATCATCGTCGGCTTCGCCCGCATCGACGGCCGCAGCGTCGGCTTCGTGGCGAACCAGCCCTCGCAGTTCGCGGGCTGCCTGGATATCGACGCCTCGGAGAAGGCCGCGCGCTTCGTGCGCACCTGCGATGCCTTCAACGTCCCGATCATCACCCTGGTCGACGTTCCGGGCTTCCTGCCCGGTACCGGCCAGGAGTACAACGGCATCATCCGCCGCGGCGCGAAGCTGCTCTATGCCTACGGTGAGGCCACTGTGGGCAAGATCACAATCATCACCCGCAAGGCCTACGGCGGCGCCTACGACGTCATGGGTTCCAAGCATATGGGCGCCGATGTGAACCTGGCGTGGCCGACCGCTCAGATCGCCGTCATGGGCGCCTCGGGCGCGGTCGGATTCGTCTACCGCAAGCAGCTCAAGGATGCCGCCGCCGAGGGCGCCGATGTCGACGCGCTGCGCTTGGAGCTGCAGAACGAGTACGAGGACACCCTGGTCAACCCGTATGTGGCCGCCGAGCGTGGTTATGTCGACGCGGTCATCCCGCCCTCGCACACTCGCGGCCAGATCGTCTCCGCGCTGCGCCTGCTGGAGCGCAAGATGGTGACCCTGCCGCCGAAGAAGCACGGCAACATTCCGCTCTGA
- a CDS encoding PH domain-containing protein, producing the protein MGYPEEALAPEERLLLHRHPHWKMLFWPAVTFILITALAGFGLGVAARNTEGTLASGLLIGIGVLWLVIVLWRSVIPLIRWKSTHFIITDRRVLIRQGVLTHTGIDIPMNRISNVQFRHRLFDRMLGTGTLIIGSASEDPLEYDDIPHVQQVHAMLYHQVFDVIHGDPRKADQRDGGYRGSADNYP; encoded by the coding sequence ATGGGTTATCCGGAGGAGGCATTGGCACCCGAGGAACGGTTGCTGTTGCATCGTCATCCGCATTGGAAGATGTTGTTCTGGCCCGCCGTGACTTTCATCCTGATCACCGCATTGGCCGGATTCGGTCTGGGTGTCGCCGCACGCAACACCGAGGGCACTCTCGCCTCCGGTCTGCTGATCGGTATCGGCGTGCTTTGGCTGGTGATCGTGTTGTGGCGCAGCGTCATCCCGTTGATCCGCTGGAAGTCCACGCATTTCATCATCACCGATCGGCGTGTCCTGATTCGGCAGGGTGTACTGACGCACACCGGAATCGACATTCCGATGAACCGCATCTCGAATGTGCAGTTCCGGCACCGGTTGTTCGATCGAATGCTGGGTACCGGCACGCTCATCATCGGGTCCGCGTCGGAGGATCCGTTGGAGTACGACGACATTCCGCATGTGCAGCAGGTGCACGCGATGCTCTATCACCAGGTCTTCGATGTGATCCACGGTGATCCACGAAAAGCGGATCAACGCGATGGTGGCTATCGCGGTTCCGCGGATAACTACCCGTAG
- a CDS encoding biotin--[acetyl-CoA-carboxylase] ligase: MDRPALDIDRLRSTLAASPRGSFFTGIDVVTSTGSTNADLVARAADPSTDRLVLIAEAQERGRGRHERSWVSPPRAQIAMSVLVRARGIDPEVLGWLPLLTGVAVVDAVRASTGVKAILKWPNDILIEGRKLSGILAELAAVGTDPAIVVGVGLNVTLTEAELPVPHATSLLLEGAGDIDRTDLVTAILSEFAQRFIAWEHAGWDITDLAAAYRDRCSTIGSRVKAELPGGEVLTGIATGVDENGRLLIGDRSVSAGDVTHLRAEY, encoded by the coding sequence ATGGACAGGCCAGCCTTGGATATCGATCGGCTGCGGAGCACTCTCGCCGCATCGCCGCGGGGATCGTTCTTCACCGGGATCGACGTGGTGACCTCGACCGGGTCGACGAATGCGGACCTGGTTGCGCGTGCGGCCGATCCGAGCACCGATCGTCTGGTGCTGATCGCCGAGGCGCAGGAGCGCGGCCGCGGTCGGCACGAGCGCTCCTGGGTGAGTCCGCCACGCGCGCAGATCGCCATGTCGGTGCTGGTGCGGGCGCGCGGTATCGATCCGGAGGTGCTGGGCTGGCTGCCCCTGCTGACCGGGGTGGCGGTGGTGGACGCGGTGCGCGCGTCGACCGGCGTGAAGGCAATCCTGAAGTGGCCCAATGACATTCTGATCGAGGGTCGTAAACTCTCCGGCATTCTGGCCGAGCTCGCCGCGGTGGGCACCGATCCCGCGATCGTGGTGGGCGTCGGCTTGAATGTCACCCTCACCGAAGCCGAACTGCCTGTCCCGCACGCGACTTCACTTCTGCTGGAAGGTGCGGGCGATATCGACCGCACCGACCTGGTGACGGCCATCCTGAGTGAATTCGCCCAGCGCTTCATCGCCTGGGAGCACGCGGGCTGGGATATCACCGACCTCGCGGCCGCCTACCGGGATCGCTGCTCCACCATCGGTTCTCGAGTGAAGGCCGAACTTCCCGGCGGTGAAGTCCTCACCGGCATCGCCACCGGCGTCGACGAGAACGGTCGCCTGCTGATCGGCGACCGCTCCGTCTCGGCAGGCGATGTAACCCACCTGCGCGCCGAATACTGA
- a CDS encoding response regulator transcription factor encodes MTAVLLAEDDEAIAAPLSRALGREGYSVTVESYGPAVLERALEGGHDLLILDLGLPGMDGLEVCRQVRARGADLAVLMLTARTDEVDFVVGLDAGADDYVGKPFRLAELLARVRALLRRSGIGDETVEVGGIRLEPAARRVLVNGMEVNLANKEYELLKVLIDRAGQVVSRETILREVWGDADLRGSKTLDMHMSWLRRKIGDEGPVAERRIVTVRGVGFRFNTD; translated from the coding sequence GTGACCGCTGTACTGCTGGCCGAAGACGACGAGGCCATTGCCGCGCCGCTGTCGCGAGCGCTCGGGCGTGAGGGCTATTCGGTGACCGTGGAGAGCTATGGCCCCGCGGTGTTGGAGCGCGCCCTCGAAGGCGGCCATGACCTGCTGATCCTCGATCTCGGACTACCCGGTATGGATGGTCTGGAGGTATGCCGTCAGGTGCGGGCGCGCGGGGCGGATCTCGCGGTGCTGATGCTCACCGCGCGCACCGACGAGGTCGACTTCGTGGTCGGGCTGGACGCGGGCGCGGACGACTATGTCGGTAAGCCCTTCCGGCTCGCGGAACTGCTGGCGCGGGTGCGAGCCCTGTTGCGGCGCAGTGGAATCGGGGACGAAACGGTCGAGGTGGGCGGAATCCGGCTGGAGCCCGCGGCGCGGCGCGTACTGGTGAACGGTATGGAAGTGAACCTCGCCAACAAGGAGTACGAGCTGCTCAAGGTGCTCATCGACCGCGCCGGACAGGTGGTTTCGCGCGAAACCATTCTGCGTGAGGTGTGGGGTGACGCCGATCTACGCGGTTCGAAAACCCTGGATATGCATATGTCCTGGCTGCGTCGCAAGATCGGTGACGAGGGCCCGGTGGCGGAGCGCCGAATCGTGACGGTGCGCGGCGTAGGCTTCCGCTTCAACACCGACTAG